In Elusimicrobiota bacterium, the DNA window GCAGCTCGTGCGTGTCTTTATTTGATAAAAATCTTGAAACTATATAGGTAATTTTTTCAGAATAGGGACGGTTATTTATAACCGCTTTTTCCGCCTTTCTGATTTTAGACGCGGAAATCATCTCCATTGCTCTCGCAATCTGGGATATATTTACTGCGGTGTTTATTCTTTTTTTTATAACCTGAGGATTTTCTGGCATAGTTAAACCGAAGATTCTTTTGTTTCTTCAATCTTAAAAGAAAACTTAAATTCACCGATCACCTTATTAATTTCTTGTGAAAGAGCCTCGTCTATCTTGTTGCCTATACTAAGCTTTTCAACTATATCTTCTTTGTGGGCTTTTATATATTCAATAAGTTTTTCTTCGGCTCTCCCGACCTGATTTAAAGGAATATCGTCAAAATGCCCGTTTGTTGCGGCGAAAATACTTAAAATTTGCGATACTTCGTCATATAGTTTATATTGCGGCTGTTTCAATGTCTCAACAATTCTTTTTCCCCGCTCAATTCTTTTTATTGTCGCTTTATCAAGATCGCTTCCGAACTGGACAAATGCCTGCAGTTCCCTGAACTGCGACAATTCCAGCCTTAAAGGCCCCGCAAGCTGTTTCATTGGTTTGGACTGAGCCGCTCCGCCTACACGCGACACCGAAAGTCCGGAATTTATTGCGGGCCTAAGGCCTGAATTAAATAAATCTGCTTCAAAATATATTTGCCCGTCTGTAATTGAAATAACATTTGTCGGTATATAAGCTGAAACATCGTTGGCTTGAGTTTCTATAATCGGAAGGGCCGTCAGCGATCCGCCGCCGAACTCATCAGAAATTCTTGCGGCCCGCTCTAAAAGCCTTGAATGGAGATAAAAGATGTCTCCGGGATATGCTTCTCGGCCGGCAGGCCTTCTTAAAAGAAGAGAAAGCTGTCTGTAGGCCCATGCGTGTTTTGTAAGATCGTCATAAATAACCAGGACATCCTCGCCCTTATCCATAAAATATTCGCCTATCGCGCATGCCGTA includes these proteins:
- the atpA gene encoding F0F1 ATP synthase subunit alpha, producing MKAENFLKQIEDKLFSVEFAPEMMNQGVVEYYGDGIVKATGLSKAGFGEEVEFEDKTKGVILNLDEDFAYIVLLSESEEIKTGMKVFSTGKVLGINVSDSLIGRIIDPLQNPLDGTDLVLSDKIYPLEKIAPDVVMRRPVDKPIKTGIKAIDTLIPIGRGQRELIIGDRNTGKTAIAIDTLLNQKKLDLGLRRVICIYCAIGQKRSKIAKIIAKLEEEGALEYSIVISASASDHVGLQYIAPFTACAIGEYFMDKGEDVLVIYDDLTKHAWAYRQLSLLLRRPAGREAYPGDIFYLHSRLLERAARISDEFGGGSLTALPIIETQANDVSAYIPTNVISITDGQIYFEADLFNSGLRPAINSGLSVSRVGGAAQSKPMKQLAGPLRLELSQFRELQAFVQFGSDLDKATIKRIERGKRIVETLKQPQYKLYDEVSQILSIFAATNGHFDDIPLNQVGRAEEKLIEYIKAHKEDIVEKLSIGNKIDEALSQEINKVIGEFKFSFKIEETKESSV